The stretch of DNA GGAATTCAGAAAGCGCGTCCGTTCGCCATCGTATTCGATTTGCCGGGCATGGCTGTCGCCGTCGATCTCGATGACCAGTTGAAGTTCGGAGCAATAGAAATCGACGATGTAGCTGCCTATGGGTTTTTGCCGCAGGAACTTGTACCGAGCGAACTGGCGGCAGCGCAGCACTTTGTTCCAGAGCAAGGATTCGGCCGGGGTGGGGTTCCTGCGGTTTTCACGGGCCAGGGCGGTGAGGTTCTTGTCGTAGGGGAGGTAGATGGCCCTCTGAACCCTCCTGCCCCCAACCCCCCTGCCCCCCTTATCAGGGGGGTTATCAAGGGGGTGCGGCGAGGACGCTCCGGCTTTTTCCTCGAGAAGGGATTGAGAGGACGGTGTATCTTCCCCCCTGACAAGGGGGGATTGAGGGGGGTTATTTTTCATCAT from Methylococcus geothermalis encodes:
- a CDS encoding endonuclease domain-containing protein; this translates as MGEPGGVTGIDVKMMKNNPPQSPLVRGEDTPSSQSLLEEKAGASSPHPLDNPPDKGGRGVGGRRVQRAIYLPYDKNLTALARENRRNPTPAESLLWNKVLRCRQFARYKFLRQKPIGSYIVDFYCSELQLVIEIDGDSHARQIEYDGERTRFLNSLGLEVVRYANQEVLHDLAGVFADLSRRVETRT